A region of the Thermodesulfobacteriota bacterium genome:
GGTGCCGGTGCCGTCGTCCCCTCGGAAATACTGCTGCACCAGGGCCTCACCCTGCCAGCGGTAGACGCCCAGCCGCCCGTATTCGTCGGCGCGGATCTCCAGGGGGCGGCCGGTGATGGCCAGGGTCCCGGCCTGGACGGCCTGGTGGGAGCACAATGCCAAAAGGACGGTCAACAGTCCGGTTCTGATCCAGCCTGGGGGGGTCATGGGGGCAGCCTCTCTGGCAGAAGCCATGCAGCTTGGAGTGGATGTCGGAAGCCGTGGGACCGGACACAGGGGGGGCCATCCGTCGGCGCAGGACGCCCCGACGCGGGCAGAGGGATGCTTAACACATCGCTTGAATGATAGCAAGGGCTCGCAGGAATGCTGGCTGCTTTCCAGACAACCGGGCCCCGAGGTCGAGGGAGAGGCGGGCCCTGTCCGGCTGGGCCGGCGGCGCGCCAGCTTGCCTCGTCATCCGGCCTGCGCTATGATTCCTCGCCAGATTGACTGGCGCGGGCCCAGCCACAGGTGCCTTCTCGCATGGGTGGCTGCCGCCCCCTCGGCCGCCGGTCGAACCGGAAGGGAAGCGACTATGCTCACCGCACGGGCACAGCAGACGCGTCTCTACGATGAGCTTTGCGCCTTGCCGGAAGGCATCACCGGGGAGATCCTGAACGGGCAGCTGCACACCCAGCCGCGCCCCAGTGGCCGGCATGGGGTGGTGGCCAGCGCCCTGGCCATGGATATCGGCGCTCCCTTTGGCTTCGGGCGCGGCGGCCCGGGGGGCTGGTGGATCCTGCCCGAGCCGGAGGTCCACTTCATCCGGGATGTGGAGGTGGCCGTGCCTGACCTGGCTGGCTGGCGGCGGGAGAGGATGCCGGCCATTCCCGACGGGCATCGTCTGGAGATCGTGCCCGACTGGGTATGCGAGATCCTGTCGCCCAGCTCGGTCAGAAAGGATCGCGTGGTCAAGCTGCCGCTTTACGCCCACCACGGCGTGGGATTCGCGTGGCTCGTTGACCCCTATGCCCGCACCCTGGAGGCCTTTGTGCTGCGGGAGGGGTTGTGGACCATGATCGCTGCCCTGGAGGATGATGCGCCGGTCTCCGTGCCCCCCTTCGACGCCATCAGCTTCTCCCTTGCCGATCTGTGGGCCTGAGTCTCCCCGGCAAGCAGTTCCCGAATCAGGGCATGCTCATCCGCCAGCTGTCGGGTCACGCTTTGGGGTTTTCCGACTTTTTCCCGCCGGACCTTCAGCGCCGGACCGCCACCGGCCGGCCGCTGTCCGCCCGCTCGGTGTCCAGGAGGACCTCCGGGGCCTGGCAGCTCCGGTCCAGGGCGCACTTCAGGGCCTCCAGGCCCAGGGCCGCCAGCATCTGCTCCCGGGTAAGGCCGGCGACATAGCTGTCGGAGTCGAAGATGGCGGCAAAGGTGTCCCGGTCCAGCAGGGGGTGGTCGGCATAGCGGCGGTGCAGGCTGCCCAGCAGGGTGCGGGTGCGGTCCTGGAGGTCGGCCTGGGAGAGGCGGCCGAAGGCGGCAAAGCGCTCGCCCAGGCTCTGGGCGGACGGCAGCTGCGGCGCGGCCATCAGGAGGCGCAGGTCCTGGATGTAGCGCTCCATGCCGGCGAGAATGTGGTGGCGTTGCACCATGTTGATGCCGGCCCAGCCGGCATTGAGCCACTTGAGCACCCCGCAGCGCAAGGCTTGCGGCTGGCCGGCCGGGGGTACGTAGACGGCGATGGAGAAGGCCCGGTACATGAAGGAGTCCACCCAGCCAAGACCGGTCTTGGTCAGGCCCTTTTCACCGGAATACAGGTAGTCCCAGTCCTGAGAGCTGCCCAGGGCGGCGCCCTTCTTGCCCACATCGGAGACATCCCGTTGCCGGGCCACGGAGAGAAAGGCCGGCCGGCCCTGATGCTCCAGAAGGATCAGGGTCCGGTCCACATCGTACCCGTAGTAGGCGCCGGTGAACTGGTCGGGGGTGATCTCCTCGTGCTCGGCCACCCGGATCGTCTGGGGCCCCTGCCGGGCAGCGGTCAGGTCCCAGACGGCCGGCGGCGTCCGGATCTCGCCCGCCACCGGCAGGTAGGAGGCGGTGCGCAGGGAAGAGGGGGAGAAGACCTGGCCCGGGATGGCCGGATTGTACATGTAGCCCAGGAAGCGCTCCAGGTCGACGGGCAGATCGAACCGGCAGAAGGCGGCGGTGGTGTCCTCCACCGCCGGTGGAGAATAGTCGGCGTCCGGCGCCTCGGCCACGAAGCTCACCACCCGGCCGGCCAGCTCCGGATCCACCACCGGCCGGTCCTGGGTGGTCAGCGCCAGCAGATGGGTGATGGCGGTGGTCAGCTCCTCCGGCAACGGTCGCGTCTCCTGCTCAGCCAAGCCGGCCGCCGGCCGCATGAACATGCTGATCAGGAGCAGGGCAGAGACGACGAAGAAGCGCTTGCTCGGAGGCATGGGACCTCAAGACCGTTGCCGGTCGGGACGGGGAGTGGCG
Encoded here:
- a CDS encoding Uma2 family endonuclease, with protein sequence MLTARAQQTRLYDELCALPEGITGEILNGQLHTQPRPSGRHGVVASALAMDIGAPFGFGRGGPGGWWILPEPEVHFIRDVEVAVPDLAGWRRERMPAIPDGHRLEIVPDWVCEILSPSSVRKDRVVKLPLYAHHGVGFAWLVDPYARTLEAFVLREGLWTMIAALEDDAPVSVPPFDAISFSLADLWA